A region of Stegostoma tigrinum isolate sSteTig4 chromosome 5, sSteTig4.hap1, whole genome shotgun sequence DNA encodes the following proteins:
- the rps9 gene encoding LOW QUALITY PROTEIN: 40S ribosomal protein S9 (The sequence of the model RefSeq protein was modified relative to this genomic sequence to represent the inferred CDS: inserted 1 base in 1 codon; substituted 2 bases at 2 genomic stop codons), with protein sequence MADVEENNEDYKLEEALTLDERAGAVRRGHACLLPVNVKLHKRLFDPLLQCLAQIRVLDESKMKLDYILSLKIENFLERRLQTQVFKLGLAKSINHAWIFIRQRHIXVQKQVVNISSYIVQLGSQKHIDFSLRSXYGGGCPGRVKXKNIKKAKGGARAADNEEEN encoded by the exons ATGGCAGATGTTGAAGAGAACAATGAGGACTATAAGCTGGAGGAAGCTCTCACCTTGGATGAAAGAG CTGGTGCTGTTAGAAGAGGACATGCCTGTTTATTACCAGTAAATGTGAAGCTACACAAAAG GCTATTTGACCCCCTGCTCCAGTGTCTGGCCCAGATCAGAGTGCTGGACGAGTCCAAGATGAAGCTGGATTACATCCTGAGCCTGAAGATTGAGAATTTCCTGGAGAGGAGGCTACAGACCCAAGTCTTCAAACTGGGCCTGGCCAAGTCTATCAACCACGCTTGGATCTTCATCAGGCAGCGCCATATCTGAGTCCAGAAGCAAGTGGTGAATATATCATCGTACATTGTCCAGTTGGGCTCTCAGAAGCACATCGACTTCTCCCTGCGTT TGTATGGGGGAGGATGCCCTGGCAGGGTGAAATGAAAGAACATTAAGAAGGCCAAAGGAGGTGCCAGAGCTGCTGACAATGAGGAGGAGAATtga